AAATATGACCATATGATCAAGTGCAAATACATAAGGTAAAAAAGTAGTCCGTGattatttttcttctcttttatcTCACAATCCTCAATCTCGTTATTCAATTTCTAGGGCTTTAGCTTGGTTAAAAAATCTCGCAGCAATATACTCTCGCAATTATTTAGCAATACTACgtagtgtcaagaaaatttAGCTCCCCATAAAACCAGGTAGAGAGGAGGTTGGTTTATAGCCCCCCTTAATAGTCTCGCAATTATTTAGCAAGTCTACTCAACTTGTGAAGGATTAGATGCTATATGGTCAGACAATAGTGTAAGACTTCTTTCTTGGATTAGAGCCCTTAGCATGTGATTTTGGGAAACTCCAAGCACTCACGTCCAAAATTTCATGTCTAACGTTACATTCTCAATTTACTAGTAGACTACTTTTGGCTTTTCCCAGAAACTTCTTGTCCCTTTTACCTTAACGCAAGAAGAAAATACCAAATTTATAGTCTACATTtgtgaaaagaaaacaagattatGGTTTTGGAGGAATTTGTACGACTTACCTTGCAATCCCCAACTAACCACTAAGCAACAAAAAAAGTTGATTATTCTTCTGTTtactaaaaaaaaagttgtaTTTTTGATAATACATGTTTGGATTTGCGTTTTGCTAGGAATAAAAACCAAATTTGGCCAACCTTTTTTATTCCCATCCAGAAGGAATGGTGACAAAAACAAACTCATAGTGAGCAGGAAGAGAGGGCTCTGTGATTCACAAATTCCTTTATTCCTCTTCGAAGCCATCTATGGACAACAATCCACTCGAGGACAAAGACTACCCTTTGAATTGTCATATGCAATGCTGCCATGGTAAAGTCCTTCAGGACAATTAGTTTTAGCACCATTTTTGACTTATTTTTGTGCAACAAAAGCCCCTCTACAGTTCCCAAAAACCAGCAAGCTGCTAAAAGCCCGTCATAGGTCCTTTTTTGTGGGCCTTTTGTTAAAGTTACCATTTTGCTGCCTGAATTTTCTCTTCTTTGAAGAAATATTTCATCAGCCTTCAAGGGTCATTACTTGCTAGTAAGCTAGTAAGTTCACTGTCACCCCATTTCAATTCTATAGTCTGTACTCATTGTTAAATCTCATGGATTTATTAGCAATCAGATCAGTTGAAATATATTCTTGATTTGCATCTGTTACTAGTACACTGGTCATTTCGGTGATATCCATTTGCCCTGTCTGTTAACCATTTAGCCAACGATGGCTGGAACcatgaaagaaaattttctttcatttcacaAGTTGGAAAGGTTGGAAGATAAAATTAATAACATCGAGACTAAATTAATTGTTGATTGTTGTCTAAGTGCAATCTTTTTACATTCTAGTTGGGCAAAAACAGGTCATTTGTAAAATTTAAGTTGCATTTCCATGTTCTATGATCTATAGATTCATTACATACCTAGAACAGTATTTCTAACTCAATTTTACATGAATTATGCTTTTAGTGGCAGGAATTGCTCAGGAAGAGGGATCATcacctcttttcttcttcttgatgTCACTTTCACCAAGTATAGGTTCTCCTTACACATTGTTGAGGGAGATGAAATCTGATGAGAGAGGAATGTGGCTATTCGGCTTTCTCACAGCCTGTGCGAGATGTGTTGCAGCCGGCAGCCTTGATAGTGCTAGCAGTGGACTTGAGCAGATTTCACTTCTTGCATCTCCTGATGGTGACATAGTTCAGAGGATTGTTGCTTACTTCACAGAAGCACTTGCTGATCGCGTGCTGAAAGGCTGGAGGCCTGGATTACACAAGGCCCTGAATTCAACCAAACTAACATGTGCTGCTGAAATTATTCTTGCACAGAAATTATTCTTTGAGTATTGTCCCTTTTTGAGGCTTTCTTATGTGATTACCAACCAAGCCATTCTAGAAACTATGGAAGGGGAGAAAGTTGTGCATATCATTGATCTTCATTGTTTTGAGCCAGCGCAGTGGATTAATCTTCTCGAGGAACTAAAAGCAAGGCAAGAAGGGCCCCCTCACCTTAGAATTACAGGAATTCATGAACAGAAAGAGGTATTAGATCAAATGGCTGTTCGGCTGCAGGAAGCTGCTGAAAAACTGGACATACCTTTTCAGTTTTGCCCAATGGTCAGCAAATTAGAGAATCTTGATATTGAAAGTTTACGCGTAAAGTCTGGAGAAGCTGTTGCCATTAGTTCTGTGCTTCAGCTGCATTCTCTTTTGGCATATGATGATGATACAATGCGAAGGAACTCACCATCTGTGCCAAATAACTCGAGCTCAGTTCATTTGCCTGGAGTTTTGCATATGAATCCTCGTACTTTAGGCGATTTTCTTGAGCGAGATGTGATGAGTTTGTACGGTGCCAGTCCTGATTCTCAATCATCACCACCTCCAAAAACATTAAGCTTTCTGAACGCCCTGTGGGGCCTTTCCCCAAAACTTATGGTAGTAACTGAACATGAATCAAACCACAACTGCCATGGTTTGATGGAAAGAGTCGATGAAGCACTGAAATTTTATGCAGCACTTTTTGATTGCTTAGAGAATACCCTTCCCAGGGCACCAGTTGAACGACAAAAGATTGAAAAGTTCCTTTTTGGagaagaaattaagagcatcaTAGCTTGTGAAGGACTTGAAAGAAAGGCAAGGCATGAGAAACTTGACAAATGGATTCCTAGGCTAGAGTTTGCAGGTTTTGGAAAGATTAATTTAAGCTACAACGGAATGAAGCAGGCAATGAGAGTGCTGCAGAGTTGCAACTATGATGGCTTTAAGATCAAGGAAGAAAGTGGCTATTTTATCATTTGCTGGCATGATTACCCTCTTTTTTCAGTTTCGGCATGGGGATTCAAGAGGTATTAATTGTTGATGTTTAAAGTGATggattcatttttcttttccttttgaatttGATACAGTTTTATGTGTAAAGGGTCCTTTTTTCTGCCCAACCCTCTTCCCCTGCTCCTTGCAAAGTGTATCCTCTGCTTTGGAAAGGATTCAAATGCCATAAGAAGAGCTTGTGATCTTTTCTCAGTATTACATTATTTATTAAATAGGTGTATTTTAAAGGGTTAAATTTATTCGCTTGCCTTTTTGGACTATTAGTGGAATCTAAACCGTAGAACCTTAGTACTTAGTGTACTTTCTTCATTTGTCTTTCTCTACAAGTTAGTAGTTTGAAATATTAATTAGTGAATTAGTTTCTTGTTATTGCTTTTAATTGATATTAGTCTAGATTATAAAGTAAGCGAAGGACCTCGTACTTGATTAGGCACTTCTCATGGGATCAACCCTATTCGCCCTGCTCTATAAATTTAACATATATACTTGCAGTAAATAGGTGTATTTTAGATTTAAACTTGAGCACATATTTGAGGCCCATCACCTCTTAACTCCATGAGTTACCCATCTTACTTCTTTTAATGAGTCAGTTTGACACTCTAAGGAATAATTAATCTAGTTTAAATAAACCTGCATGTGTATTTGTTAACTAGAATTAGGTCTCTCTAATATTTAAGGTTGTGAATAGATTAAATTCTATGAGCATCTTTAGGATTATCTACTTTACAAGCGAAGTAATTAATGAGTGTCTATTGactaccaagaaattaaggagagATTGGTGGTTCAACGGTTGTTGAATTGctataaccaatttatttgtgAATATATGAGTTATTTTTAGTATCAGTGATCAATTGAGTGAACCGTTGCCAAGATTATTTccttgacttgattttgataatTAATTTATTCTCTCTTATACATTTACACAcacaaaaagatttttttcacATACATAAACCCATCTTCACATACATTCACACACTAACACATTTTCCCCCACACAAACTCGCACTCACTTCTTAAACTCCTTGGAAACATatcataaatagaataatattttatgttGCTTGTATTGCAAATCTTAGATAATAAATTGTACATTTAAGTAGATTaactaaaaaaatttgtttacttTATACTTTTAATATAACTAATTGattgaaatttatttttgtcACAACTTATTTAACACTTTTACTACTCATATATGCTCTATTGTAAGTTGTAATATTTTGtgtatttaaattattaaatgcTAGCTTATATTATGCTCGAAAATGTAATTAAGAGACATATAATTTATTGTATTATAATATTGATGAGGAATTATTAACAATGAAATAAAACAAGTTAGAGAAAAGTAAAAGAATGCAATTAgaacaaattcaaaattctatTCTTGGTATACAAAATATTAACAACAGAAATAAGTTGTTACCTAATTCAACAAAATTCATAATCCAACCTATCCTTTGAGATCAATGGGCGGTCAAAAATCAATGGACGGGTTTAATGGATTGTTAGGTATTAGACTTTTTTTGTAAGCTCTACTCACATTAAATGCAAACAACACTGGTGCATGATACTTTCCCAAAAGCAGTTTGGGAACAACGCCAAAGCTTGAGTCCTACATATCTTGTCAGTGCTTCATTATTTCTACCATTCA
This portion of the Coffea arabica cultivar ET-39 chromosome 2e, Coffea Arabica ET-39 HiFi, whole genome shotgun sequence genome encodes:
- the LOC140036998 gene encoding scarecrow-like protein 3 — translated: MAGIAQEEGSSPLFFFLMSLSPSIGSPYTLLREMKSDERGMWLFGFLTACARCVAAGSLDSASSGLEQISLLASPDGDIVQRIVAYFTEALADRVLKGWRPGLHKALNSTKLTCAAEIILAQKLFFEYCPFLRLSYVITNQAILETMEGEKVVHIIDLHCFEPAQWINLLEELKARQEGPPHLRITGIHEQKEVLDQMAVRLQEAAEKLDIPFQFCPMVSKLENLDIESLRVKSGEAVAISSVLQLHSLLAYDDDTMRRNSPSVPNNSSSVHLPGVLHMNPRTLGDFLERDVMSLYGASPDSQSSPPPKTLSFLNALWGLSPKLMVVTEHESNHNCHGLMERVDEALKFYAALFDCLENTLPRAPVERQKIEKFLFGEEIKSIIACEGLERKARHEKLDKWIPRLEFAGFGKINLSYNGMKQAMRVLQSCNYDGFKIKEESGYFIICWHDYPLFSVSAWGFKRY